The DNA sequence AAGACAATAGTGGAGACTTATTAGGCTATGAAGTAAGTAAAGATGGAAAGGTTTTAGGATTTACTAAGTCAAATACATTTGTTGTTAAAAATGTAGATGTTAATGAAAATGCAAAATATGATGTTATAGCTTATGCCAAGGATTTAAGCAAAGCTAAAGAAACAAGTGTTAAAGCATTTAAACCTTCTATAAAAACAGCTGATGGAGTTACTTTAGGTTTACATGAAAAATTTAACCCACTAGATTATGTAAAAGCAACGGATTATGAAGGCAATAAATTAAGTGATATTAAGGTTACAAGTAACGTAGATAATAATAAAAAAGGTAATTATACAGTTACTTATGAAGTAAAGGCTAACGATGTAGTTACTACTAAAACAATGAATGTAGATGTTGTTAGTAAGTATGATTATCTTTCTGATAAAGAATGGAAGAGTGTAGAAACTCAATGGGGAACTCCTAGACGTAATAAAGATATAAAAGGAAGAACTTTAGGTGAACCTAAAAACTATGAAAAAGGTATAGGTATTCATGCTAATGGAAATGTTGTTTATGATTTAGGTGAACATAACTATGATAACTTTGAAGTTAAAGTAGGAGTAGATATGAATATAGCACCACAAAACAACTCAAGTATATCTTTTAAAGTTATAGGTGATGGAAAGACGTTAGCAACAACAAAAGTATTAAAACATGAAGATGATTTACAATATATAAAGGTTCCTGTAAAAGGAGTTAAGGAACTTAAAATAGAGGTTAACAATGGTGGAAATGGGAATACCTCTGACCATGGTATAATAGTTGAGCCAAAACTTACAAGTAATAATGCTAAACCAACTTTAGAAATACCTAAATCTCAAAGTGTTAAAGTTGGAGAAACATTAGAAAACGTAGTAGGGAATTACAAAGCTATAGATAGCGAAGATGGCGATTTAACTAGTAAGGTAGTAGTAACTGGGCAAGATAAAATTAATTTTAATAGAGTAGGTAAATATCAATTAACTTATAGTGTGACGGATAGTGATGGTAATAAAGTTGAAAAAACTAGAGTAATAAGTGTAGTTAATATGGAAGACTTTAAGTACTTAAGTGATTATGACTGGAAGTCAGCACAAACTAGTTGGTCAAGTGTAAAAAAAGACAAAGCTGTAAGTGATAATAAGCTTAGACTTACAGATGAAAATGGAAAAGAAGTTGTATATGAAAAAGGGATAGGAACACATGCAAATTCTACAATAGTTTATAACTTAGAAGGTAAAAATGCAGATTTCTTTAGTTCTTATGTTGGAGTAGACCGTGCAATGTATGGTACAGTAGGAAGTGTACAATTTGAAGTTTATTTAGATGGAGATAAAGCCTTTGATAGTGGAGTTATGAATTCTAAAGATACACAAAAGTATGTAGAGTTAAACGTTGCAGGAGTTAAGGAATTAAAGTTAGTAGTTAAAGATGGTGGAAATGGAATAGGTTCTGACCATGCTACTTGGGGTGATGCAAAACTATATTATGTTAATGCTGATAGAGTAGATAATAAAGAATTATTAAAAACTATAGAAGAAGCTAAGAAGATAAATAAAGAAAATTATACTGAAGATAGTTGTAAGGCTTTAAATGATAAGTTAACTAAGGCAGAAGAATTATCAAAGGATAAAAATGCTAAACAAGATGCTATCGATAATATGACAAAAGAACTTCAAGATAGTATTAAAGCTTTAGTTTTAATTAATCTTAATGAGGTTGTGAATGTACCTGATAAGTATCTAGTTAAATCTTTAAGTAGTGCTTTAGGTAAAGATGGTAATTTCACAATAGGTGATATGCGTAAGTTAACTAACCTTAACATAAGTCATGGTGTTAATAGTCTTGAGGGATTACAATATGCTATTAACTTAGAGAGTATAAATGGTGAAGGTAATCAAGTTAAGGATCTTAGAGTATTATCTAAGTTAGATAAGCTAAAAAGTGTTAACTTTAAAAATCAATATGTAGAAGTCGGAGAACTTTATCCAATTGACGGTAAAATTAAAGTTAATACAGAAACATATAATAGAGAAGGTAAAAACATTTCTACTAAGGTTGTTATGGTTGATCGTAGTGGTAAGGTAATTAAGGAACAAAACTTAGAACCTAATACTAAAGAGGTTGATCTAGATGTTTCTAATGTAGAGCCAGGTGTTTATGGTGTTCATGTTTATTTTGAGGGTAATGAAATGAATGGGATACTAATAAATATAGCTAGTACTAAATAAGTTTTAGTTTAGAAAAGTTTTATGTTTATAGCATCAGCCTTCACTGTAAAGCCTAAGGAACAAGCTTTAATGTTTCGTTAGATTACTATAAATATAAAACTCTTTCATCGTTAAACTATATTATTATATAAAATGAAAAAGCTAGAGGTAAAACTCTAGCTTTTTTATTTGTTTTTTATAAAAACATTCTATTATAAATAAGCATTTTAATCTGTTATTTTTTATTTAACTATATTGAAATTCTAAATTTAAAATTTATTAAACATTTATATCAAATTCTTAAGTATAGAAAAGCTTTATATTATATAATGTTAAATAAAGATATTTTAGATATGATATAGATAATATGAATTTATGAGGGGGAACTTTGGATGAATACAGCAATATTTTTAGAAATATTAACAGTAGCAGAAAAACTAAAATGCAATACTAGACACTCATGGACATCAAGTGGACGCCATGAAAGTGTAGCTGAACATAGCTGGCGTATTGCATTAATGGCGTTATTAATGCGTGATGAATTTCCAGAAATTGATATGGACAAGGTAATTCGTATGTGTTTGATTCACGATTTAGGAGAAGCCTTTACTGGTGATATTCCTACTTTTGAGAAGAAAGAAGAAGATAGTGAAAAAGAGGATGAGATATTTTTTAAATGGATTGCAACTTTCCCCAGTCCTTATCGTGAGGAATTTACAGAACTTTTAAAGGAAATGAATGAACGTAAAACTGATGAAGCAAAGCTTTACAAAGCATTAGATAATTTAGAAGCAGTGATTCAGCATAACGAGGCGGATATTAGTACTTGGATTCCTCTAGAATATGACTTACAGTTTACTTATGGTTCGGATAAGGTGGAATTTTCTCCGTATTTAAAGAAGTTAAAGAAAGAGATAGACCAAAGGACTACAGAAAAAATAGCTAAAAAGAATGAAGCTTAGTTATTTAGAATAGATAACAATATATAATAAACTCATCTATATAAAATTTGAAAATAACTGTACCTTATAGCTAAAATATTGAAATTGCTAAGGTACAGTTATTTTTATATAATATTTATTACAAAGTAGATTAATACATCCTAAAATTAATTTAAATTACTTTTGTCTTTAGACAAATCATTTATGAAATTATCTATAGGTATTAACTTATTTTTATTAGAGTTATAGTTTCCATAAATTTCGCCTGTAGTAGCATTAACTAATACTCTTTTATCAGTTTTAATACTTTGATCTTTATTTTTGAAATAAAAAACATAATAATTTTGATTTTCTATACCAATTACATCAGTTAAATTAAAAAAGTCCCCACCAATAAGTAGGCTATCAGAATCAACTATATTCTTAAACTTATCGTTGACTATGTTTTTTGCCTCACTACTGCTTATCTTATTTTCTTTATCAGTATTACTTTTTTCTGTGCTATTAGTTTTATCCACAGAGTTTTGAATATCATTTGATTTATCACTTTGTTTACTACACCCAACGAAAGATAAAGATATAGAAATAATAACTAGACTTAAACTAAGAATTTTTTTAATTTTCATAATTTATCACACCTTTCAATTTTATTAAAGATTACCTAAAACTTTTAAAGTAAGTATATCAAACATTTATTTCAAAACTACTTCAAATTTATTAAGAAAATATTAAGAATGTATTACAATATAAAAACAACTTAATTCATATTAAAGATTTTAGTAAAAATAGCCCTTAGAATCCATTTTTTCAGATTCTAAGGACTATAACTTTAGTATTGTTACATATCGTTAGGAGATGCAAAATTATTTTTATTATAATCAAGTCTTATTTTTTTTATATTCATAAGAGATGAAATTATAAAAGCAACTGCAAAGCCTAACAGTATTTTTCCAATCATATATATATATGACTTACTAATTATTATAACTAGCATTAATATTAAGCTAATTATTAAAATAGTAAAGTATGACCTGTTTATATTCATAATAATTTAACCTTCCTAGCATATAAAGAATTTATATTAATTTATAACTTTAAGGTTTTAGAATCTCCTTTATCATAACTTATCCCTGAAGTAAGTATGAAATCTGCGATAATTAAAACTATATCTATAATGATTTCCATAAAAAATAACCACCTTTAATCTAAAATATTGAATTTATTTTAACATGTAAA is a window from the Paraclostridium sordellii genome containing:
- a CDS encoding HD domain-containing protein, translated to MNTAIFLEILTVAEKLKCNTRHSWTSSGRHESVAEHSWRIALMALLMRDEFPEIDMDKVIRMCLIHDLGEAFTGDIPTFEKKEEDSEKEDEIFFKWIATFPSPYREEFTELLKEMNERKTDEAKLYKALDNLEAVIQHNEADISTWIPLEYDLQFTYGSDKVEFSPYLKKLKKEIDQRTTEKIAKKNEA